One Bacillaceae bacterium S4-13-56 genomic region harbors:
- a CDS encoding DUF6063 family protein has product MEYSEQTVLKAFQIYTILARDGVADKEAIQQYRADDHIRGLLDAFSQEVDCIIVGTSEQMFLVPETKLSPFHVSNDWIKRNYLRSGATNGDIYLLYFATIILFGSFYDSYQNQEPTRQFIRLDEWVRLIHDRIEQLRMHEEDKLKELEKEFSYNWSLILQKWEDMDDIKETAKKQSGNTISRFSFMDTVKRFLVDQELIIEIGNEEITLTEKAKTIVQRYFMEVEYNKGIFEFIYGFGRDESYASN; this is encoded by the coding sequence ATGGAATATTCGGAGCAAACCGTACTTAAGGCCTTTCAAATATATACAATATTAGCGAGAGATGGCGTTGCTGACAAAGAAGCTATTCAGCAATATCGAGCGGATGATCATATTCGTGGACTTTTAGACGCGTTTAGTCAAGAAGTGGATTGCATTATTGTGGGAACAAGTGAGCAAATGTTTCTTGTGCCCGAAACTAAATTGTCTCCATTTCATGTTAGTAATGACTGGATTAAACGAAATTACCTTCGTTCCGGGGCAACAAATGGAGATATTTATTTATTGTATTTTGCTACGATTATTTTATTTGGTAGTTTTTATGATTCATACCAAAACCAAGAGCCAACAAGGCAGTTCATTAGACTAGATGAGTGGGTGCGATTGATTCATGATCGTATAGAACAATTACGTATGCATGAGGAAGATAAATTAAAGGAGTTAGAAAAAGAGTTTTCCTATAACTGGAGTCTCATTTTACAGAAGTGGGAAGATATGGATGATATTAAAGAAACGGCTAAAAAACAGAGTGGGAATACAATTAGTCGTTTTAGTTTTATGGATACAGTTAAACGTTTTTTGGTAGATCAAGAGTTAATTATCGAAATAGGCAATGAGGAAATCACTTTAACAGAAAAAGCGAAAACGATTGTACAACGCTATTTTATGGAAGTGGAGTATAACAAAGGGATTTTTGAGTTCATTTACGGTTTTGGAAGGGATGAATCCTATGCCAGCAATTAG